A stretch of Saccharothrix texasensis DNA encodes these proteins:
- a CDS encoding LysR family transcriptional regulator, producing MREARVPRTLTLQRLTIAVALEEAHGSLEDAGRALNHMTPTNIKGQLQQLANELGGGELFVADENRQYRPTEHGRAVLERARRVLAEVDALARLSSPVCRIAFLPQHAHIVASARRYLRDASSDVTLELHVLEEHHRSRAGFEANVVTPLQHGAFDIVVGLPPRGHKQTLRQQFLYSSRLEARVPVNRAGDHIELTELVEKHSLLVPPAHTRSRVLLDGEIRQHVDPELIDRRYTVHLEAYGTKVLVTFADIGEGTVVVPSDISYPFKNGSSFGGAGSADCAWVPVTQDDEPLTHDVVVTTQKSSHRSDTVSQVVAALGETAASMALGATARGHACEVTELLRQTDAVPIKRSRPS from the coding sequence GTGCGCGAAGCCCGAGTACCCCGAACCCTCACGCTCCAACGTCTGACCATCGCCGTGGCGTTGGAGGAGGCACACGGTTCTCTTGAGGACGCCGGCCGTGCCCTGAATCACATGACGCCGACGAACATCAAGGGCCAGCTCCAGCAGCTCGCCAACGAGCTCGGCGGTGGCGAGTTATTCGTGGCCGACGAGAACCGGCAGTACCGGCCCACCGAGCACGGGCGTGCCGTGCTGGAGCGGGCACGCCGGGTGCTCGCCGAGGTCGACGCTCTGGCCCGCCTGTCCAGTCCGGTCTGCCGGATCGCGTTCCTGCCGCAGCACGCGCACATCGTGGCCTCGGCCCGGCGGTACCTGCGCGACGCGAGCAGCGACGTCACCCTCGAACTGCACGTCCTGGAGGAGCACCACCGCTCACGCGCCGGCTTCGAGGCCAACGTCGTCACGCCGTTGCAGCACGGCGCGTTCGACATCGTCGTCGGGTTGCCCCCGCGAGGGCACAAGCAGACCCTCCGGCAACAATTCCTCTATTCCTCACGCCTGGAAGCGCGCGTGCCCGTGAATCGAGCCGGCGACCACATCGAACTGACCGAACTCGTCGAGAAGCACAGCCTGCTGGTCCCGCCCGCGCACACCCGTTCCCGAGTCCTGCTCGACGGCGAGATCCGGCAACACGTGGACCCGGAATTGATCGACCGCCGATACACCGTGCACCTCGAGGCATACGGGACGAAAGTGCTCGTCACATTCGCCGACATCGGCGAGGGCACCGTCGTGGTCCCTTCCGACATCTCGTACCCGTTCAAGAACGGGTCGAGCTTCGGCGGCGCCGGGTCGGCAGACTGCGCGTGGGTCCCGGTGACGCAGGACGACGAGCCGCTCACCCATGATGTGGTTGTCACGACGCAGAAGAGCAGTCACCGCAGCGACACCGTCTCGCAGGTCGTCGCCGCGCTCGGTGAAACGGCGGCGAGCATGGCGCTCGGGGCCACCGCGCGAGGGCACGCCTGCGAGGTGACCGAGCTCCTCCGCCAGACGGACGCGGTGCCCATCAAGCGGAGCCGCCCGTCCTAA
- a CDS encoding potassium/proton antiporter, translated as MGDVTGYLGIAAAVLLLSVIAVRVSIRLGLPSLLLYLGIGVLLGEAVVGIQFEDADLTRSLGTVALVLILTEGGLTTRWTAVKPALGLGITLSTVAVGVSIAVTGFGLHFLLDMDWRTALLWGAVLSSTDAAAVFSVLRGVGVGKRLIGALELESGINDAPVYIAVVLLAAPDPISWTAPLLMGYELIAGAVIGIVLGWLGGIGLRRAALPATGLYPLATVAVCLLAYTVGDLAHASGFLAVYIAALVLGNARLPHRADTLSFAEGLGWIAQIGLFVLLGLYASPGRLLDALVPALVAGAVLVLLARPLSVLFAAAPFRVPWREQVFISWSGLRGAVPIVFALIPLIQGVQGAQQLVDAVFVLVVVLTVVQGTSLPWLAKWLGLVRSGEAHEVQVDSSALDDLGAELLQVRIQPGSKLHGVYLSELRLPPGSSVSLVVRDDNGFTPQPTTRLQEHDQLLVVCTEAMRTATEDRIRAVDRAGRFARWKGDVGRP; from the coding sequence GTGGGCGATGTGACGGGCTACCTGGGCATCGCCGCCGCGGTCCTGCTGCTCTCGGTCATCGCGGTCAGGGTCTCGATCCGGCTCGGTCTGCCGTCCCTCCTGCTCTACCTCGGCATCGGCGTGCTGCTCGGTGAAGCCGTGGTGGGCATCCAGTTCGAGGACGCCGACCTGACCCGCTCTCTCGGCACGGTCGCGCTCGTGCTGATCCTCACCGAGGGCGGCCTGACCACCCGGTGGACCGCGGTGAAACCCGCGCTGGGCCTCGGCATCACGCTGTCGACCGTCGCCGTCGGCGTGAGCATCGCGGTCACCGGGTTCGGGCTGCACTTCCTGCTGGACATGGACTGGCGCACGGCGCTGCTGTGGGGTGCGGTGCTGTCGTCCACCGACGCCGCGGCCGTGTTCAGCGTGTTGCGCGGGGTGGGCGTGGGCAAGCGGCTCATCGGCGCGCTGGAGCTGGAGTCCGGCATCAACGACGCGCCGGTCTACATCGCCGTCGTGCTGCTCGCCGCGCCGGACCCGATCTCGTGGACCGCGCCGCTGCTGATGGGCTACGAGCTGATCGCGGGCGCGGTGATCGGCATCGTGCTCGGCTGGCTCGGCGGCATCGGCCTGCGCCGGGCCGCGCTGCCCGCCACCGGCCTGTACCCGCTGGCCACGGTCGCGGTGTGCCTGCTCGCCTACACCGTCGGCGACCTCGCGCACGCGTCCGGCTTCCTCGCCGTCTACATCGCCGCGCTGGTGCTCGGCAACGCCCGCCTGCCGCACCGGGCCGACACCCTCTCCTTCGCCGAGGGCCTGGGCTGGATCGCGCAGATCGGCCTGTTCGTGCTGCTCGGCCTCTACGCCTCGCCGGGCCGGCTGCTCGACGCGCTGGTGCCCGCGCTGGTGGCGGGCGCGGTGCTGGTGCTGCTCGCCCGGCCGCTGTCGGTGCTGTTCGCGGCGGCGCCGTTCCGGGTGCCGTGGCGGGAACAGGTGTTCATCTCGTGGTCCGGGCTGCGCGGCGCCGTGCCGATCGTGTTCGCCCTGATCCCGTTGATCCAGGGCGTCCAGGGGGCGCAGCAGCTGGTCGACGCGGTGTTCGTGCTGGTCGTGGTGCTGACCGTGGTGCAGGGCACGTCCCTGCCGTGGCTGGCCAAGTGGCTGGGGCTGGTCAGGTCCGGCGAGGCGCACGAGGTGCAGGTCGACTCGTCGGCGCTGGACGACCTCGGCGCGGAGCTGCTCCAGGTGCGCATCCAGCCCGGCTCCAAGCTGCACGGCGTGTACCTGTCGGAGCTGCGGCTGCCGCCGGGCTCGTCGGTGAGCCTCGTGGTGCGCGACGACAACGGCTTCACGCCGCAGCCGACGACCCGGTTGCAGGAGCACGACCAGCTGCTGGTGGTGTGCACCGAGGCCATGCGCACGGCGACCGAGGACCGCATCCGGGCCGTGGACCGGGCGGGCCGGTTCGCGCGCTGGAAGGGCGACGTCGGCCGACCGTGA
- the lspA gene encoding signal peptidase II, giving the protein MSTDPNTEPDTPDEPDAPLPKRRVLLLAVIAPLVLALDLVTKIIAVDNLEGRDPVELLGGLLYLPLIRNTGAAFGLAEGWTVILALIAAGVVVFILWIARRLRSVGWAIGLGLVLGGAMGNLVDRIFRAPGPLRGGVVDFISVLDPWGNFFPVFNLADSAICVGGGVIVLMALLQRDYDGTRVEKKSSEKKAGA; this is encoded by the coding sequence GTGAGCACCGATCCCAACACCGAGCCGGACACGCCGGACGAGCCGGACGCACCGCTGCCGAAGCGACGGGTCCTGCTGCTGGCCGTCATCGCGCCGCTGGTGTTGGCGCTCGACCTGGTCACCAAGATCATCGCGGTGGACAACCTGGAGGGGCGCGACCCGGTCGAGCTGCTCGGCGGCCTGCTCTACCTGCCGCTGATCCGCAACACCGGCGCCGCGTTCGGCCTGGCCGAGGGCTGGACGGTGATCCTCGCCCTCATCGCGGCCGGTGTCGTCGTGTTCATCCTGTGGATCGCGCGCCGGCTGCGGTCGGTCGGCTGGGCCATCGGCCTCGGCCTGGTCCTCGGCGGCGCGATGGGCAACCTGGTCGACCGGATCTTCCGGGCGCCCGGCCCGCTGCGCGGCGGCGTCGTCGACTTCATCTCGGTGCTCGACCCGTGGGGCAACTTCTTCCCCGTGTTCAACCTCGCGGACTCCGCCATCTGCGTGGGCGGCGGCGTGATCGTGCTGATGGCGTTGCTCCAGCGCGACTACGACGGCACCCGCGTGGAGAAGAAGTCCAGCGAGAAGAAGGCGGGCGCATGA
- a CDS encoding TetR/AcrR family transcriptional regulator: protein MARRTRDDWTRVALRALVEGGVAAVAVEPLAARIGATKGSAYWHFPNREALLKATLERWEREHTEAVIELVESASEPLQRLRLLFSTVLEDVEHSAVELAMLAAKDDPAVAPVLGRVTERRIGYLEELFAGLGFAADVARRRAVLAYSVYLGQALLLSAEPDLVAQRRALLEETLTVVLCRG, encoded by the coding sequence ATGGCACGGCGGACGCGTGACGACTGGACCCGGGTGGCCCTGCGAGCGCTGGTCGAGGGCGGGGTCGCGGCGGTCGCGGTGGAACCGCTCGCGGCGCGCATCGGCGCGACCAAGGGCAGCGCCTACTGGCACTTCCCCAACCGGGAGGCCCTGCTCAAGGCCACCCTGGAACGCTGGGAGCGCGAGCACACCGAGGCCGTGATCGAGCTGGTCGAGTCGGCGTCGGAGCCGTTGCAGCGGCTGCGGCTGCTGTTCTCGACGGTGCTGGAGGACGTCGAGCACAGCGCGGTCGAGCTGGCCATGCTCGCGGCCAAGGACGACCCGGCGGTGGCGCCGGTGCTGGGCCGCGTCACCGAGCGCCGCATCGGCTACCTGGAGGAGCTGTTCGCCGGGCTGGGCTTCGCCGCGGACGTCGCGCGCCGGCGGGCCGTGCTCGCCTACTCGGTCTACCTGGGGCAGGCGCTGCTGCTGTCGGCCGAGCCGGACCTGGTCGCGCAGCGGCGGGCGTTGCTGGAGGAGACGCTGACGGTGGTGCTGTGCCGTGGCTGA
- a CDS encoding DUF167 domain-containing protein: MADAFRFGVRVKPGAKREAVGGRWGDGALVVAVAAPAVEGKANEAVRKALAKAFGVRRQDVEVVSGERGRDKVVRVDPAPAGAAEVLARLLDG; encoded by the coding sequence GTGGCTGACGCGTTCCGGTTCGGGGTCAGGGTCAAGCCCGGCGCGAAGCGCGAAGCCGTCGGCGGCCGGTGGGGTGACGGCGCGCTGGTCGTCGCGGTCGCCGCGCCCGCCGTGGAGGGCAAGGCGAACGAGGCCGTCCGCAAGGCGCTGGCCAAGGCGTTCGGCGTGCGCAGGCAGGACGTCGAGGTGGTCTCGGGCGAGCGCGGCCGGGATAAGGTCGTGCGGGTGGACCCCGCCCCGGCCGGCGCCGCCGAGGTGCTGGCGCGACTGCTGGACGGCTAG
- a CDS encoding aminotransferase class V-fold PLP-dependent enzyme → MTIAVPVTTTTAALPRVVGASLRVPLVTGERVEYANLDHAASAPCLEQVRDAVDEVLPWYASVHRGAGFASQVSTKVYEQARSSVRRFLNARDSDAVVFARNTTDALNLLARSLPKRTAVILFDTEHHAALLPWRGPNVRRLRTPASPDQAVLELDRALRAAPVGPRLVVVTGASNVTGEIWPVAELSRVARAHGARIALDAAQLAPHRPVDVRALDVDYTVLSGHKVYAPFGAGALVGRSDWLQAAEPYLVGGGATARVTDHGDRLGVAWSAVPERHEAGTPNVVGVHALAVACDVLGRHWEQTTEHERVLLARLREGLRTVPGVHELTLFGSDRDRVGVVSFTVGGQDAGYLAAALSAEHGIGVRDGAFCAHVAVHRLTRGERALRASIGLGTTEEHVDRFVAALRALVVEGSRWEYELHDGRWTPSDDQRALPPFLR, encoded by the coding sequence ATGACGATCGCAGTTCCCGTCACCACCACCACCGCTGCCCTTCCCCGCGTCGTCGGCGCGTCGCTGCGCGTGCCGCTGGTCACCGGTGAGCGCGTGGAGTACGCCAACCTCGACCACGCGGCCAGCGCGCCCTGCCTGGAGCAGGTCCGCGACGCCGTGGACGAGGTGCTGCCCTGGTACGCCAGCGTGCACCGCGGCGCGGGCTTCGCCTCGCAGGTCAGCACGAAGGTCTACGAGCAGGCCCGCTCGTCGGTCCGCCGGTTCCTCAACGCCCGCGACAGCGACGCCGTCGTGTTCGCCCGCAACACGACCGACGCGCTGAACCTGCTGGCCAGGAGCCTGCCCAAGCGGACCGCCGTGATCCTGTTCGACACCGAGCACCACGCCGCGCTGCTGCCGTGGCGCGGCCCGAACGTGCGCCGGCTGCGCACGCCCGCCTCACCCGACCAGGCCGTGCTGGAGCTGGACCGGGCGCTGCGCGCGGCGCCGGTCGGCCCGCGGCTGGTCGTGGTGACCGGCGCGTCCAACGTGACCGGCGAGATCTGGCCGGTGGCCGAGCTATCCCGGGTGGCCCGCGCGCACGGCGCCCGGATCGCCCTGGACGCCGCCCAGCTCGCACCGCACCGGCCGGTGGACGTGCGCGCCCTGGACGTGGACTACACCGTGCTGTCGGGGCACAAGGTCTACGCGCCGTTCGGCGCCGGTGCGCTGGTCGGCCGGTCCGACTGGTTGCAGGCCGCCGAGCCGTACCTGGTCGGCGGCGGTGCGACCGCCCGCGTCACCGACCACGGCGACCGGCTAGGCGTGGCCTGGTCGGCGGTGCCGGAGCGGCACGAGGCGGGCACGCCGAACGTGGTGGGTGTGCACGCGCTGGCCGTGGCGTGCGACGTGCTGGGCAGGCACTGGGAGCAGACCACCGAGCACGAGCGCGTGCTGCTGGCGAGGCTGCGGGAAGGCCTGAGGACCGTTCCCGGCGTGCACGAGCTGACGCTGTTCGGCTCGGACCGGGACCGCGTGGGCGTGGTCAGCTTCACCGTCGGCGGCCAGGACGCCGGCTACCTGGCCGCCGCGCTGTCGGCCGAGCACGGCATCGGCGTGCGCGACGGCGCGTTCTGCGCCCACGTGGCCGTGCACCGCCTCACCCGCGGCGAACGCGCGCTGCGGGCGTCGATCGGGCTCGGCACCACCGAGGAGCACGTGGACCGGTTCGTGGCCGCGTTGCGCGCGCTCGTCGTCGAGGGTTCGCGGTGGGAGTACGAGCTCCACGACGGCCGTTGGACGCCCTCGGACGACCAGCGCGCGCTCCCGCCGTTCCTGCGCTGA
- a CDS encoding multidrug effflux MFS transporter — protein sequence MDNRSRLVALLGTLCLLGPLSIDTYLPAFPSIAAEFGSTESQIQLSLTTFILGLSVGQLLVGPLSDSWGRRRPLLVGIGSYVVISLFCAVAPSAFALSGLRLLQGLGVAAGFVVAMAVARDRFEGLAMARFMSLMMLVNSLGPVVAPVLGGQLLRFTSWRGTFIALALIGLALLIALAVGLPETLPVNKRRPANLLLTIKVFGGLLADRKFVGYALASALALGSLFGYVAGASFVLQGVYGLSPQQFSLVFGANSVAIVLAGVLNTRLTGRIMPRPLLKIGLAGAAVGGVGLLVGGLVGGGLATFLPPLFVLTMSVGLLMPNAGSLAMARHPEAAGSASAVLGVTTFMVGGLMAPLVGAGGSASVLPMVTVMAGATLLAVLLFATMTRGDVGITRDPEPSPATA from the coding sequence ATGGACAACAGGTCCCGACTGGTGGCGCTGCTGGGCACCCTGTGCCTGCTCGGACCGCTCTCGATCGACACGTACCTGCCCGCGTTCCCGAGCATCGCGGCGGAGTTCGGCTCGACCGAGTCGCAGATCCAGCTGTCGCTGACCACGTTCATCCTCGGCCTGTCGGTCGGGCAGCTGCTGGTGGGCCCCCTGTCGGACTCGTGGGGCAGGCGGCGCCCGCTGCTGGTCGGGATCGGCAGCTACGTCGTGATCTCGCTGTTCTGCGCGGTGGCGCCCAGCGCGTTCGCGCTCTCCGGCCTGCGGCTGCTGCAAGGGCTCGGCGTGGCGGCCGGGTTCGTGGTGGCGATGGCGGTGGCGCGCGACCGGTTCGAAGGCCTCGCGATGGCCCGGTTCATGTCGCTGATGATGCTGGTCAACAGCCTCGGGCCGGTGGTCGCCCCGGTGCTCGGCGGTCAGCTGCTGCGGTTCACGAGCTGGCGCGGGACGTTCATCGCGCTCGCGCTCATCGGGTTGGCCCTGCTGATCGCTCTGGCCGTCGGGCTGCCGGAGACGCTGCCGGTGAACAAGCGGCGTCCGGCGAACCTGCTGCTCACGATCAAGGTGTTCGGCGGGCTGCTGGCCGACCGCAAGTTCGTCGGCTACGCGCTGGCGTCGGCGCTCGCGCTCGGCTCGCTGTTCGGCTACGTCGCGGGCGCGTCGTTCGTGCTCCAGGGCGTGTACGGGCTGAGCCCGCAGCAGTTCAGCCTGGTGTTCGGCGCGAACTCGGTGGCGATCGTGCTGGCCGGTGTGCTCAACACCAGGCTGACCGGCCGGATCATGCCTCGCCCGCTGCTCAAGATCGGGCTGGCGGGCGCCGCGGTCGGCGGGGTCGGGTTGCTGGTCGGCGGGCTCGTCGGCGGCGGCCTGGCGACGTTCCTGCCGCCGCTGTTCGTGCTGACGATGAGCGTGGGCCTGCTCATGCCGAACGCCGGTTCCCTGGCGATGGCGCGGCACCCGGAGGCGGCGGGCAGCGCGTCGGCCGTGCTGGGCGTGACGACGTTCATGGTGGGCGGCCTGATGGCGCCGTTGGTGGGTGCCGGAGGCTCGGCGAGCGTGCTGCCGATGGTGACCGTGATGGCCGGCGCGACGCTGCTGGCGGTGCTCCTGTTCGCCACCATGACCAGGGGCGACGTCGGCATCACCCGGGACCCCGAACCGTCACCGGCCACCGCTTAG
- a CDS encoding RluA family pseudouridine synthase, whose product MSGDYRSLPVPDGLDGMRVDAGLAKLLGLSRTVVAALTESGDVVLDGRPAGKSDRLISGSVLEVTLPEPERPAQVQAVPVEGLVVLHEDDDVIVVDKPVGVAVHPSPGWTGPTVVGGLAAAGIRIATSGAAERQGVVHRLDVGTTGVMVVAKSEHAYSALKHAFKERTVDKLYHALVQGHPDPIKGTIDAPIDRHPKHDYKFAVMANGKPSITHYEVVEAFRAASLLDVHLETGRTHQIRVHFSALRHPCVGDITYGADPVLAKRLGVTRQWLHARTLGFHHPADNQWVSFTSEYPDDLSAALELLRAEGY is encoded by the coding sequence ATGAGCGGCGACTACCGATCCCTCCCGGTGCCCGACGGCTTGGACGGGATGAGGGTCGACGCCGGGCTGGCCAAGCTCCTCGGCCTGTCGCGCACCGTGGTGGCCGCGTTGACCGAATCGGGTGACGTCGTGCTCGACGGCCGGCCCGCCGGCAAGTCGGACCGGCTGATCTCCGGCTCCGTGCTGGAGGTCACCCTCCCCGAACCCGAACGCCCGGCGCAGGTGCAGGCCGTGCCCGTGGAGGGCCTCGTCGTCCTGCACGAGGACGACGACGTGATCGTGGTCGACAAGCCGGTCGGCGTGGCCGTGCACCCCAGCCCCGGCTGGACCGGCCCGACCGTGGTCGGCGGCCTGGCCGCGGCCGGCATCCGGATCGCCACGTCGGGCGCGGCCGAGCGGCAGGGCGTCGTGCACCGGCTGGACGTCGGCACGACCGGCGTCATGGTGGTGGCCAAGAGCGAGCACGCCTACTCGGCGTTGAAGCACGCGTTCAAGGAACGCACGGTCGACAAGCTCTACCACGCGCTCGTGCAGGGCCACCCGGACCCGATCAAGGGCACCATCGACGCGCCGATCGACCGGCACCCCAAGCACGACTACAAGTTCGCCGTGATGGCCAACGGCAAGCCGAGCATCACGCACTACGAGGTGGTGGAGGCGTTCCGCGCCGCGTCGCTGCTCGACGTGCACCTGGAAACCGGTCGCACGCACCAGATCCGGGTGCACTTCTCCGCGCTGCGGCACCCGTGCGTCGGCGACATCACCTACGGCGCGGACCCGGTGCTGGCCAAGCGCCTCGGCGTCACCCGGCAGTGGCTGCACGCCCGCACGCTCGGCTTCCACCACCCGGCCGACAACCAGTGGGTGTCGTTCACCAGCGAGTACCCCGACGACCTCTCCGCCGCCCTGGAACTACTGCGCGCAGAGGGGTATTGA
- a CDS encoding M28 family metallopeptidase yields the protein MKLRTISIALVTTGALLGSGPGSATAAPPTALAGPNIPVSAVQADLAQLQSIATSNGGNRAHGRPGYLASVNWVKSKLDAAGFTTRVQSFTSSGATGYNLIADWPGGDLDNVVMLGGHLDSVSAGPGINDNGTGSAGLLEVALAVRSSGFQPTKHLRFAWWGAEELGLVGSTYYVNSLSTTDRSRIDAYLNFDMIGSPNPGYFVYSASGQPSGSLQLQQTLQGYFSSIGVPTELTSVGGRSDHAAFARAGIPVGGTFTGAEGIKTSAQAQKWGGSAGVAFDRCYHRSCDTSSNVNATALDRNTDAIAHTLWTLAA from the coding sequence GTGAAGTTGCGAACGATCTCCATCGCGCTGGTCACCACCGGCGCGCTCCTCGGCTCAGGCCCCGGCTCGGCCACCGCCGCGCCGCCGACCGCCCTGGCCGGGCCGAACATCCCGGTCTCCGCCGTCCAGGCCGACCTGGCCCAGCTCCAGAGCATCGCCACCTCGAACGGCGGCAACCGGGCGCACGGCCGTCCCGGCTACCTGGCCTCGGTGAACTGGGTGAAGTCCAAGCTGGACGCCGCCGGGTTCACGACCAGGGTCCAGTCGTTCACCAGCAGCGGCGCCACCGGCTACAACCTGATCGCCGACTGGCCCGGTGGCGACCTGGACAACGTGGTCATGCTCGGCGGGCACCTCGACAGCGTGTCGGCGGGCCCCGGCATCAACGACAACGGCACCGGCTCGGCCGGGCTGCTGGAGGTCGCGCTGGCCGTGCGGTCCAGCGGCTTCCAGCCCACCAAGCACCTGCGCTTCGCCTGGTGGGGCGCGGAGGAGCTGGGCCTGGTCGGCTCCACCTACTACGTGAACTCGCTGTCCACGACGGACCGCTCGCGGATCGACGCCTACCTCAACTTCGACATGATCGGCTCGCCGAACCCGGGCTACTTCGTCTACAGCGCGTCCGGCCAGCCGTCGGGTTCCCTCCAGCTCCAGCAGACGCTCCAGGGCTACTTCAGCTCGATCGGCGTGCCGACCGAGCTGACCAGCGTCGGCGGGCGGTCCGACCACGCGGCGTTCGCGCGGGCCGGCATCCCGGTCGGCGGCACGTTCACCGGCGCCGAGGGCATCAAGACCTCCGCGCAGGCCCAGAAGTGGGGCGGCTCGGCGGGGGTGGCGTTCGACCGCTGCTACCACCGCTCGTGCGACACCTCGTCGAACGTGAACGCGACCGCGCTCGACCGCAACACCGACGCCATCGCGCACACCCTGTGGACGTTGGCGGCCTAG
- a CDS encoding SRPBCC family protein, with protein sequence MIENVHTRLFPDSAGLVDRIVELWPSDRWPPLVLDRPLGVGADGGHAFVRYRCTAHEPGQRVEFAFDPRIGITGTHVLEAVPGGLRHTLTGRPHGLMRLGWPLAVRWLHDALIEDLFDDAARAAGHPPARPARWSPWVRLLRRASRRGAPRPA encoded by the coding sequence ATGATCGAGAACGTGCACACCCGGCTGTTCCCCGACAGCGCGGGCCTGGTCGACCGGATCGTCGAGCTGTGGCCCTCCGACCGCTGGCCGCCGCTCGTGCTGGACCGGCCGCTCGGCGTCGGCGCGGACGGCGGGCACGCGTTCGTGCGCTACCGCTGCACCGCGCACGAGCCCGGGCAGCGGGTCGAGTTCGCCTTCGACCCCCGCATCGGCATCACCGGCACTCACGTCCTGGAAGCGGTCCCCGGCGGGTTGCGGCACACTCTCACCGGTCGGCCGCACGGCCTGATGCGCCTGGGCTGGCCGCTGGCCGTGCGGTGGTTGCACGACGCCCTGATCGAGGACCTGTTCGACGACGCGGCCCGCGCCGCCGGCCACCCGCCCGCCCGTCCGGCCCGGTGGTCGCCGTGGGTCCGGTTGCTGCGCCGGGCGTCGAGGAGGGGCGCCCCGCGACCCGCTTGA
- a CDS encoding AsnC family protein, with amino-acid sequence MVAPDPVDARLLAMIAEMGRAAVHEVAARLGMDPREAATRLITLSGSGLPLLVGVECDPNGIRKALANSVAWGNYSGPGGQAARGTPSGPYPPAPGTVQGTPSGSYPGHPVPQGPPSTPFPAQPQTGPQPVASGPVRVPEPVSTWGVPGTSGWARGDQAPAPRSRTGKIGSTLETEGLEGARFTIQLVEVVDPADFLFTAAGYKLADGERAVVVHTELANIGQVPFNALPDMYLVLMTNKGETVGKAPVSLSSRPPHKIGVQPGETAGGHTVYVLPEDTVIFSVRWSSRPETDLNTLVWTIDD; translated from the coding sequence GTGGTAGCGCCGGACCCCGTCGACGCCCGTCTCCTGGCCATGATCGCCGAGATGGGCCGTGCCGCCGTGCACGAGGTGGCCGCGCGGCTGGGCATGGACCCGCGGGAGGCCGCTACCCGGTTGATCACGTTGTCCGGCAGCGGGTTGCCGCTGCTCGTCGGCGTGGAGTGCGACCCGAACGGCATCCGCAAGGCGTTGGCCAACAGCGTGGCGTGGGGCAACTACTCGGGGCCCGGCGGCCAGGCCGCCCGCGGCACGCCGAGCGGACCGTACCCGCCCGCGCCCGGCACGGTGCAGGGCACGCCGTCCGGCTCCTACCCCGGCCACCCGGTCCCGCAGGGGCCGCCGAGCACGCCGTTCCCGGCGCAGCCGCAGACCGGCCCGCAGCCCGTGGCGTCCGGTCCGGTGCGCGTGCCCGAGCCGGTCAGCACCTGGGGCGTGCCCGGCACGTCCGGCTGGGCGCGCGGCGACCAGGCCCCCGCGCCCCGCTCGCGCACCGGCAAGATCGGCAGCACGCTGGAGACCGAGGGCCTGGAGGGCGCCCGGTTCACCATCCAGCTGGTCGAGGTGGTCGACCCGGCGGACTTCCTGTTCACCGCGGCCGGCTACAAGCTGGCCGACGGCGAGCGCGCCGTGGTCGTGCACACGGAGCTGGCGAACATCGGCCAGGTGCCGTTCAACGCGCTGCCCGACATGTACCTCGTGCTGATGACCAACAAGGGCGAGACGGTCGGCAAGGCGCCGGTGTCGCTGTCCTCCCGCCCGCCGCACAAGATCGGCGTGCAGCCGGGCGAGACGGCCGGCGGCCACACCGTCTACGTGCTGCCGGAGGACACCGTGATCTTCTCGGTGCGCTGGAGCTCCCGCCCCGAGACGGACCTGAACACCCTGGTCTGGACCATCGACGACTAG